TTAAGGTCTCCCAGTGAGAGCTCATGCCTGTCCAGAAGGTccaattcagcaaaactcaaacttctgaaattTAGGACATacagaattaaaataaatgctcacataaccttaactctgccccctttggGCTATGCCCCACAACACCTGTAATACCCACACTCCCGCTCTGCCTTGTCACTGAGATGGACAGATGTTACCTGTGCTTGCCCTAAACTCAAACACTGGGCCTGCTCCCCCACAGAATGCCACATTGGTACAATTTAACTACATCCCCTTTTACCGCCCCTTCACACTTGCACACATAAGACCACGTAAACCtctacttccccccacccctcattaaACCCAGAGCCTgctctcatatcccccctcacTGCTGAGAAGAtgaccccagggccctgctaCTGACATGACCTACACAATTCTGTATTGAAATGATGCAGACAGGTCCCTCAAGGGACACATGTACATCTTCCCTTTGGTCCCACACATGGGGTGCGGGGGTGAGACCAGAGCTACCTATATCACAAACACAGGTCTATGGTGCTCCTCAACTAATCCCCAGAGCTCCTCATATCACAAACACACCACTCTTCTCCCTCCACCATTCAAGTAAGCTACATCTAACACAAGGAATGCAGCTGGAGTTTAACGCAGAGAAATCCATGGGGCTATTATCAGCTcctgggggcagagttaaggttgtatgAGCTTGTTCCACAATTTATAACTATAGATCAATACATCAGCTACATATATTCCAAACCCAGTTGTCTTCTCTCACAAACCTTGGAGAAAGGCAAAAATGCTACCCCGGAATACGGACCTGGAGTCAATACACAACAGGCATCCGACCCCAAAGCATCTCAAAGGTGGTAAGAAAAATAAGCCACCACACTCCTTTGGCCTCATTCTAGGAGAAAGCAGGCCCTGTGCAGATTTTGCACAGCTGCCACTTTTTCACCAAAGTTaggtagtaataataatattggGTGTGTTCCAAaggcaatataaataaataatctcaTGTAGGAGAAATGACAGCAGCCCTACACATTCCTTAAATGTCACAGTGATGGATATACATAGTTCAGACAGAAGGTTTAAGACAGTGGGGCAACAGATTATATATGGGAATAAAGAGATAGATCGTGCAAGTGCCTCAGCACCAAGAAGCCAGCAGACTTCCAATGGGTTCCCATGTTTCCATTTCAGTGCTGGGGAGCTGCTTGTGGGAGAGGGTTGTAGACAGCGCCCCCCCTCCATGCATTGCCAATTCTCAGTTCATATTCCCAAGTGTGGGAACTGATGCCTTGGCCCTCAAAGTGTTTTGTTCTCATTGCCAAACTCAGATCTGGTTCCTTGTTTTGTAACATCACTATACACAGTACACCATCTAAACTGGGACATAAAGgtgttgtgtttgtgtgtgagagcTAGCAAGTGTGTGCTATAATTGTTTTTGTGCTGGGGGAAAGAGTGTGTTTGGTGCATTTACAGTGGTGTGTtagagtgagtgtttgcttgttGGATAATACATGTGTGCCTGCTtgtgtgaagtgtgtgtgtgtgtgtgcaacagTGTATGGAAGATACTGCATGGATGTTTGTGTGAGTTTGACCTTCCTCCTTCTTTATTGCTCCTAATCTAGCACATCAAATTCTCCATGATACGTGGGAAGCAAAATCCAAATAGAGCTGGGCGAATGATAGATTTTTCATTtcactggcaattttgaaaaatcagaaaaaaataattgtgggtCAATCTGAAAATGGTATTTTCCAATCTTCAGGTGAATCAAAAATTcaaaaacaattttgtttcagGTTTCATTTTCACAAAatctaaatattttctttcaatGTTGACCATATTGTGAAGTAAAATTAAggaaaaattttaaatgaaaagttgttttgttctggtcaatcaaaatgtttcattagaAAAAGGGAAATTGTTTTACACTTCAACTGACAATGCCATTTTTTTAACCTCTGACCAGTGCAAATTTTAAGAATGGGCTTAATTCTTCtctcacactggtataaatccattGAATCTACTTGAGTGTCAGTGGATTTACTGCAAATTTACATCAGTCTAAACTAGGAGCTGAACGTTTCTCTGGCAGCTTGATcaacatgcccaggtttttttaactgtttatttaggaagttttaacaagtttacaaatccttgtcctgtaaatatcagaaacaaaacaatcattacaACAGTGAACTTTGGTTTAAAGAGACATCAGACAGGAATACAATCACCAGATCTTTCTATTTAACAGGCTTTTACCATAGTACAGAGTGAGAATCATTATAACTCCTATGTCATTTCTGGTGATTTTATTAAAGTGAGTGACATTTCTGTATTCACATATTAACAGACCAGGTATGTCTAACAAATGGTCAGATGCAAAGAATTGGACAGGTgtgctttctttttgttttggtttggtttttttgtttgtttgtttttgttttgtttttgcaggaGAATATACTTTGAGCACTGAATAACAGGTAACCAATTATCTAAGTATCTATCTGTCCTCTGTCTATTTTGCTGAATATGTAATTGTTGTGTTAATTTTTCCATAACCAACCTCCCATATTGTTTTGAACCATTCCTCAATGGTTGGACTATTTTCCCATTGAGAGGTTACTAATAGCTGAGCAGTTACTAGCAAGATCAAAGGttaatttttcatttccttttgtgtGACCATTTCCACCAGGAAGCCCCAGGACGATCACCAGAAGGTTATTAGATCATAAATATCCAACAATTGGGTCATTTTTTATGGATTGTGTACAATACTCACTAGTGACTGGACATGTCCAACGTATCAAATCTCCTCTTTCACCATAATTTCTCTAACATTTATCCCCATTTAGtccgtatatatatatatatatatacatgtcagcctcaatataatgctgtcctcggagctaaaaaatcttaccgcgttaaagctgaaaccacattatattgaacttgctttgatccactggagtgcacagcacttccccccccccaagcactgctttaccgcgttatatccgaattcgcattatatcggggtagaggtgtatatttatACTTAACCTGGCTCTGTGAGGTACCATTCAAAcagtattttaaatacattttcttgtATTGTGCTACAGACTGAGGTTGCTGGTCCTCTTTTCCATATCAACCCCCATTCCTCTGCGTGCCTGTTTTTTTAACtgttcctcataggtcagattatctaaaccttttatcatttttgctggtctcctctgaactctctccaatctgTTCACATCTTCCtcaaagtgtggcacccagaaccagacacagtactccagctgaggtctcaccagtgccaagtagagcaggacaattacttcccgtgtcttacatacaacacttttTTTAATACATGCAAATACAAATTATATTTTCGCAACTatgtcacattgttgactcatattcaatttgtgatccactctagCCCTTAGACCCTTTTCAATTATGCCACCACCTAGCCAgtgattccccattttgtagttctACATTTGATCTTTCCTTGGTAAGAGAagaactttgcacttgtctttattaaatttccTCTTTTTTGATTTTAGACTAAtactccaatttgtcaaggtcattttgaattctgatcctgtcctccaaagtgtttgcagcccctcccagatTGGTTTCATCTGCAAGATTTATAAGCAAATTCTCTCCTCCGTTATCCAAgttgttaataaaaatattgaataatggcCTTAAAAATCCCACCAGAAAAAAATTGCAGGTTTTGATTGTAAAACTATGAGTGGAGATTTTCACCTAGGGGACTGGGATATCAAATTCCCATTAAAAGTAATTGGAATTTTGGTGGCCATGTTGCCCCCTCTATGAACTCAAAATAGCCTACATCGCCAAGAGAGAGGTGGAGTTGTGCTACTCTGAGGTGTTGCCTAATTCAGCTAAAATCTCCTGGAAATGATTTTAATAGATCTAGTCAAAAACAGGGGAGAGGATCAGAATCCTTCTACAccattatttaaagaaaaaaatatttttttaattcatggACATTtagaatctttaaaaaaatctaccatTTTGTGAGGTTTTGGGAGAAATTTTGTTCCTATTTTTGGTGGAGATCAaattagattaatagattccaaggccagaagggaccatagtgactgtctagtctgacctcctgtataacccagCCCACAGAACATCCTCAAAATAAtatctagagcagatcttttagaaaaacatccaatcttgatttgaaattgtcagtgatggaatcAACAAAataagtaattaataataaactaaGAGAGATAGTCAAAGAAGATTAATGGAGCTGGGCACTTCTCTCCTGTCCAAAGCCAATGGGATTTAGACACACAAATCCAGTAGGATCCTTTGAATATTCCAGCCTATCTGGATAATGAGAGCATGTAGTTACTTTGTAGTAAATACAACTCTATGAGGGGAAGAAACTCATCTTCTTCACGCAATAGACCATTCACAAGATGATGATCATGAGACTCCACCATGGGCAGGTTATTTGAGCACTGTCCTCTATAGGTCCTCTTAGACTTTCCTCTGAATCAGGTGGTACTGGTCACAAACTGAGGAAAGGAGCGGTGAAGGGCCTGAACAAAGCAAGAGGAATAGCTGGGATCAGATCTCAGGACATCTTGGACCTTAGCTTTTaatcaattaattaattaattatctgATACTTGAACCTAATGTGAGAGGCCCATTATATTAGGTAAGACACAGTATCCTCCCCAAGGAACCTACAGTAGAAAAGACAGGcaaagggaggaagggaaaaaacagCCCTAGAGAATGACTTTCTCAAGGTAACACAGCAGGTCAGAGGCAGGAACAAGACCTGTGTGCCCTTAGTGTTTGACTCACAATCTTTCCTTTAGATCCTGCTGCCTCATTGTAattgtgtttatttttgtttctgaaaACTCTTCAGGGAAGTAGAGGGCAAGATAAATTAATTGTTGCCTCTGGGCTGTTGAGGGCTCCAGGGAGTGAGTCCGACAAGCCCAAAGAAAACAGACATGGATAAATCACCTTCCTGCAGCACCAGCCTTTTTGACACACAGCTTATCTGCAGACAGCACAGATCTCAGTGTATTTTCAGCAGCTCAGCCTCAGTGTGGTGGAGGCCTCTCATAGTAAAGTGATAAGGGCATTAGATAGAGAGATTGACTGATACAGGGGCGTGCATGGGGCTAGAGAGACAGGAGTAACCATTTGCGGTGTGTAGCTGGAAGAGAAAGGATATCCACACAGACCAGCACCGTAAGTTTGTTCTTGCAATGAAATATATTTGTGGGTCACACAGTGGCACTTTAAGGATGAAATTGTGAGTGACAATAGATTTTTTTATTCATAGTGTCACTCTTACATCAATTTGggcatgggaaactgaggcagtccAAAGCATTTACCTTAGGAAAGGGAGTGAGGGAATTGATCAAATTGACACACACATTTTTTAGAATGTGACTAACACTATCAGctcattgttatttttctctctgtaTACTTtagtttgttgttattgctgtctgtctgtctatttaTACTTTTCTCTCTATATTACTTTGTTTATAGTTCTCTATCTACCTGTTAGTTTGGGTTTGTTCTGTGTTTAACTCTCACTCTCTGTATCTGTTCTTTTCTTACTCATGTCTCTTTGTTAGTTTGTTGttagatctatctatctagcaTCAGCTTGTGTCTAGTTCTCAGTTTATTGTTTCTTCGGTCTATTACATTGCTGCAAGAGCAGTTGAGTCAAGTGGGTTACAGTAGTAGGTACTaagagcctggactcctgggttctatccccagctctggaaagagactggggtctagtgggtaAGAGTAGCAGGGACTGAGAGCCAGGCCTCCTGAGTTTTATGTGTGGCTCTGAGAGGAAATTCAGTCCatggtggagaggagaggagccagaACTGGGGGTTCTATTTCTGTCTCTAATAAGGAGTATGGCACAGGCACCCCTCATAGCTTGAAGctgagtggttagggcactctgcTGGCTTGTGACAAACTCAGGTTCAATTCTTCCCTCTGACTGatgatgagaagggatttgaattcTCAATTTACAGGAGGGTGCCTGAGCCGCTAGGCTATGAGCTGTTCTGAAATGACtgtctcagtctctcctcttCAAGCTGCTCCACGTTGTATCAATAATTAAATAatcactggagcagggacttgaactcttCCAGACACCAGGTGAGTGACCCAAGTACCACGCTGGAGAATCATTCTCTCTCACATGCACTGGCCCAATGACTCTCCATTGTCATTCGCAGCAGTCATTCCTGATGGCAATGGAGAGTCACTGGGACAGAGGCTGAGATGCAGTCTGATGTAATGGTTAGAGGAGGGAACTGAGAGTTGAGACATGTCACttgtgttcccagctctgggagggagtttagtcCAGTGGGTAGAGCCAGAACTCCTCGCCTGTATTTCCAGCTCCGGGAGGGGTGTTAGAtttagtgggttagagcagatggtgaactgggagtcaggactcctgggttctcttccaagCTCTGGGAAGGAGGTTAGTTGAGTGGACAGAGAAGCTGGAGGGGAGCCGAAACATTTGTCTTTCGCAATGAGCATGAGAATCAAGCTAGAACAGGGGGAGGGGCATCAGGACTCCTGAGCTGCATTCCTGTCTCTTGTTCACTGTGTAATTATGGCTGGGTTTGGTCACCTCCATGTGAGATGCTCCTCCCATTTAGAGCAGTATACATGTGGAGTAATTCCATGGCATGCAGTGAATTTACCCCACATTTGCAGCAGTGGCCctgacagcagaatctggccaggCAGACCCCTGATTCCCCTCGGTAAATTGAGAATAGTAACATTTATACACCATTATCcagagtttgcccacctctgggtgACAAAGGTATACAAATACCTCAAAACATTTGTTCCTAATTCTCCTCTCCATCACCTTGGTGTAAATTATGAGTAACTGCACTGGAGTCCATTGAGTTGATTCTATTTTCTCTcaccccagtgtaaatcaggagtaactccactggagtcactGGGACTGTTTCCTCCATCTTCATTCCCATATTACACCAATCTCCACAAGATAAGGGTCTGACTCAAGGAAATTAAGGTGGATGTCTCAAAAGGAGAGGTATTTTACTGATCTAATACTGGCCCTTGTTCTTGTCCCTCCCTCTGCAATCACCACACAATGTcctgagaaagaaaatgtccaaccaaaccaccttgaccgagttccttctcctgggattctctgatgtttgggAGCTGAAGATTTTGCACGTTGTGGGGTTTCTAGTGCTTTACCTGGCAGCCCTAATGGGGAATCTTCTTATCTTCATGGCCATAGCCTTCGACcaccaccttcacacccccatgtacttcttcctgatgaatcTGTCACTCCTAGACCTTGGCTCCAtctctgtcactgtccccaaatccatggccaacTCCCTCATGAACACCAGGTCCATTTCCTATGCTGGATGTGTTGCCCAAgtctttttcctccttttctttttcgGAGCGGATTTTTCCCTTCTCACCGTCATGGCATATGACCGATATGttgccatctgccaaccactgcatTATGACACAATGATGAACAGCAGAGCTTGTGTCCAAATagcagccagtgcctggatcagTGGAATTCTCTACTCTGTGCTACACACCGGGAACACATTTGCATTGACCTTCTGTGGAGGCAACAtggtggatcagttcttctgtgagATCCCCCAGCTACTCAAGCTTGCCTGCTCTAACTCATATCTGAGTGAAATTGGGGTTCTTGCCTTTAGTGTGTGTTTAGTCTTAGGCTGCTTTATTTTTATCACTGTGtcatatgttcagatcttcaaatcagtgctgagaatcccctctgagcagggccggcataaagccttctccacctgccttccTCACCTCACTGTCGCCTCCTTGTTTGTTTGCACTGGCATCTTTGCCTACTTGAAACCCACCTCCAACTCTCCATCTCCTCTAGATATTATGGCGACAGTTCTCTATTCTGTATTTACACCAATCATGAATCCAATTATTTACAGCTTGAGGAACAAAGAGATCAAAGCTGCCTTGAGGAGACTTAGCGGGTGTAGGTAAATCAGCAATAATTTTTGTTTTCGTTTTTCTCTAATTAAAGTTTGCTCACATAGAATATGTTCATTAATGTCAGGTATTTCTATGACCTTGCACTCAAACACATCTGATTTTTGCACCAATGCAAATCCAGATTAACTCCATTGATGTCACTGGCACTATGGTGATTTACACTAGTAGAAAATCTGGTCCAGTTTTGGATTTAAATGGGTGTAAATTGTGTGTGCAAATCAGACTTTCATTCTATGCCAAACAATACCCGTTGCACAGCTTCGCCACTACCACCTGTTCCATGGCCACTGAAAATAATGATGGGAGTTGTCTTGCTTCTGTATAAATTAGGAGTGGTTTAATTGGAACCAGAGGAGTCAGACTGGTGTAAGACTGGCATAGATGAGAAGACATTTGGGGTAGCTCTTCAACAcatgtgtaattccattgactttggtggaagAAAAGCAATTTGCAGAATCTGTGAATCTGACCTACTGCCTCCAGTGGAACTGTATATCCATTGCCACCAGCTGGGGACTGGGCCCATTGTCTTATAAACCATCATTCATGGCCTAACCACTAGAGGAAGACAAGGAGCCAGACTATGTTAGCCTGGCTCACATGTACATTCGGGCGTGAGAGAGATGGAAAGACTGGCTAGAAATTActggaaggtttctaaccaccagcaGGGGGAGATTCTGGAGCAGTAGTTATGGGGGTCCAATGACTGAATTTGTTTGAAGAGAGATCTGGACACATGCCTGACTGGGATTGTACGAGGGGGCTGCTTGTGATGGTGGGGGGGCAGCCTCAACAGCCCTGGGTCTCACTTGCACATATGTCTTATGTTTCTAAaagttcatgcttcagggtttcgtCTGCCCACTGGCAGGTGTCAAGAAGGGATTCCTCTGTCCCAACCAGTGTATTCTGGGaggccttttttttaaatctctgaagcatcagggcagCCCTAGCTGGAGATAGGCCAATGGGTGGGATGTGCCAGTGCTCTGAGGTGTCACTGAGCCATTCTCTCTCACTCGGGAGCTTGGTTGGCttggtcttgcccacatgctctaactgatcaccatgtgggggtcaggaaggaatttcctccccagtcagattggcagggaccttgcGGGAGGTGGGGTCTGCATTCCTCTGCAGCCTgtggtgtgggtcacttgccaggattttCTGGATATATctcaatcatttccctgccattgcaggggctttGGGCACTGGTGCCCCTTGGTTTCTCCTATTGTCTGCCAGTGGCACAGAACCGTCTAGTCTCTTGAGAGCTGTGACACTTTGGTCCAATTTCAGTGGTTGGGTTTCGTCTGTGGATGCCGGGTGGTGTTGGCGTAgagcaggtcagactggatgatctggtcattccttctggccttgaactctatgactCTGTGAATTTATGGATGTTcatggatggggaagagaagaacGGGCCACACAGAGCATAAACTCCAGTATAGTCCATAGCATTGCATTAGTATATCTGTCTGTGTCTCCCTGTCGTCCTGGCTGAGGGAGGTGACTCTAGCTCAAATGAAGCCTTCGACTCTTGCAgctgtgcagtgttgctgtatAAACCCCACCCATGGGCAGTGCAGGCTATGAGGCCTCTCTGTGCCCCACCTAGAGGATAGGAGGCTGTCAGGCAGCCTGGCTGTTCAGCTCAAGCTGTAGAAACTTGTTCTTTGGGCCCTAGATGTCTCTGGTTGAGTCCCTCGGGTGCCAGCCTAGATTAGATGGTGACTCTCGCATATGCGGAAGTGGCCTGAGAACTTCAGGGGACCTTATTCCTGCACTAATCAGAGGCTGATATTGCCTGACAAGCTACTGCAGAACAACAATGGGAGTGAGACCTAAGGGGGAAGAATTCTttagagagaggaggagcagttTTATTCCTGGATCATCTCAGCAATGCCCATTCCTAGTCTCTCTGCACTCTGGAGACCAAAGATGCATGGCATGggcatgggtgtgtgtgttgctttCACCTCAGTTTGGTAGAGCTGGTCAAAGTaactcatcaatggaaaatggtTTCCTCACCCTATTCGTGACAGATGTTGCTATGTTTTTAGCTGAGTTAAACAATCTGCCAATGGCTTGGAAAAATCTTGCCCCCCTGTTCCCTCGACTTGGTTGGCCATTGACACATTCCTAGAGTACCAGACATTCTGGTATTTCTGGGAAAGCTGAGGCTCCACCCTAGCTTGCGGGTCCCCACGAGCCAGTGTGAACTTGCATGCAACTCTTATCTGTGATACTGGACAAAACCACATCTGGTTTTGTCTCAGTATCAGACAGGGGACTAGCCACACAAAATGGGGATTATCCAGATTAAAACCAAATGTATGCCCAGCTACCCCAACCCGCCATGCTCTTCCCTCCCAAACAGCTTCTGCACAGATTCCTAGATACCTCCTTTGACAGTAATATGTTCCAACAAACTAGATGTCCTGCATAAAGTTCCAGAGGCGCTAGTGGTGGGTATATTGTCCAAGAGTGAACACCGTGGCTCCCTTCTGGAGTAGGGCCTAATGTAGTTAAAAGAGTCCTTGGGAACTTGCATTTAACTCCTCATGTCTCTTAGAAAATTGCAGCTCTAGTCTTAGACCAACCTCCTGTCCTCTCCCTAGACGTGACACCTCTGGGTTAGGTGTCAGACACACTGCCTTGGAGGAGTGCACTTGCTTTATAGGTGAACAGAAGGATTTAGTTCTCAAGGGCTCTCAGTTAAGGACCAAACTAGCAAGAGACTAAAAACAGGCTTTAGTTTAGAATTTTAAAGGTCCCTAGGAGATCGGGACCCTAGGTCTCATTAATGGAAATTTTTGCAGAatattcatagaatttaaggccagaagggatcattagctCACCCAGTCTGAGTCTTCTGACCTCCTATAGATCACAGTCCATTTAGCATGtcttgagcccaataacttatgTTTGAGGAATGCAAGAGAGGgtttggaatccccatcactggagggtttttttggagaacaggttggacaagcacctgtgagggctggtctacattctTAGGAATGACAATTCTCCTATTGCGACAATGGAGAGCTATTTTCCAAGAGAAGAGTGAggttatatctacactacaagccAGGGGAGTGAGTCCCAGCTTGGGTCCATGTCCTTGAGATGCCTCAGTGAGAGCTAGCAGAAGAATAAATACTGTATAGTTATGGTAGCATGGGCAGCCATCCTGAGTAGATGACCCTGAGGTTCAGACAAGATACGTGTCATGACTAAGCTATGGTTCTGCCCATGCTACTGCGGCTGCACTGTGATTTATACTCATACATCTAGCCCTAGCTTGTAGTATAGCTGTAGCCtaaaagagtttggcttgtttagccaaaaaacaaa
The Mauremys reevesii isolate NIE-2019 linkage group 15, ASM1616193v1, whole genome shotgun sequence DNA segment above includes these coding regions:
- the LOC120383611 gene encoding olfactory receptor 14A16-like, giving the protein MSNQTTLTEFLLLGFSDVWELKILHVVGFLVLYLAALMGNLLIFMAIAFDHHLHTPMYFFLMNLSLLDLGSISVTVPKSMANSLMNTRSISYAGCVAQVFFLLFFFGADFSLLTVMAYDRYVAICQPLHYDTMMNSRACVQIAASAWISGILYSVLHTGNTFALTFCGGNMVDQFFCEIPQLLKLACSNSYLSEIGVLAFSVCLVLGCFIFITVSYVQIFKSVLRIPSEQGRHKAFSTCLPHLTVASLFVCTGIFAYLKPTSNSPSPLDIMATVLYSVFTPIMNPIIYSLRNKEIKAALRRLSGCR